In Curtobacterium sp. MCPF17_002, one genomic interval encodes:
- a CDS encoding excinuclease ABC subunit UvrA: MPSSAQHSPTTTTTGTERDGFISVRGARENNLRGVDVDVPRDRIVAFTGVSGSGKTSLAFGTVFAEAQRRFLESVAPYARRLIAQGSTPHVDSITGLPPAVALQQRRGASSTRSTVGTLTTLSNSMRMLFSRAGTYPDGADRLESDSFSPNTAAGACPRCHGLGTAHEVTEASAVHDDSLSIRDGAITAWPGAWQGKNLRDVTAVLGYDIERPWRELSREDRDWLLFTEEQPVVEVHPKRDRVAKPYKGRFWSARQFVLHTLADSQSETQRTKALRFVESGPCGLCGGTGLTRAALAVTVGGHSIAALNGLALTALADVLRPIATMTDAGPATSRASSGEHTEVAVAISRDLLTRVEVLSGLGLGYLSLDRATPTLSPGETQRLRIATQLRSGLFGVVYVLDEPSAGLHPADAESLMEVLQDLRAGGNSVFVVEHDMRIVRRADWIVDVGPGAGAGGGTVLYSGPVDGLADVEESVTRRFLDPGTRPVEARRGRVPVGTLELRDVTRHNLRGLDVDVPLGVLTAVTGVSGSGKSSLVGGVLPAVASEHPLVDRVVQVDQKPIGRTPRSNLATYTGLFDAVRAAFAATDEAKARGWTAGRFSFNVAGGRCEVCQGEGSVSVELLFLPGSWAACPECHGTRYTAETLEVRWNGATIADVLGMTVDQAAPFLAAVPSAARALEVLRQVGLGYLRLGQPAPELSGGEAQRIKLATELQRARSGHTLYLLDEPTTGLHPADVELLTEQLARLTDAGNTVVVVEHAMDVVAKADHVIDMGPGGGDAGGQVVAAGTPDDVAASTASRTAPFLRDELGRTALQR; the protein is encoded by the coding sequence ATGCCCTCCTCCGCGCAGCACTCGCCGACCACGACCACCACCGGCACCGAGCGCGACGGCTTCATCAGCGTCCGGGGTGCACGCGAGAACAACCTGCGCGGGGTCGACGTGGACGTCCCCCGCGACCGCATCGTCGCGTTCACCGGGGTCTCCGGGTCGGGCAAGACCTCGCTCGCGTTCGGCACCGTGTTCGCCGAGGCACAGCGCCGCTTCCTCGAGTCCGTCGCGCCGTACGCCCGACGGCTCATCGCGCAGGGCTCCACCCCGCACGTCGACTCGATCACGGGTCTGCCGCCCGCGGTCGCGCTCCAGCAACGACGCGGTGCGTCCAGCACCCGCTCGACCGTCGGCACGCTGACGACCCTGTCGAACTCGATGCGCATGCTGTTCTCCCGCGCCGGCACCTACCCGGATGGAGCCGACCGGCTGGAGTCCGACTCGTTCTCCCCGAACACCGCTGCCGGGGCGTGCCCCCGCTGCCACGGACTCGGCACGGCGCACGAAGTCACCGAAGCCTCCGCGGTGCACGACGACTCGCTGAGCATCCGGGACGGCGCGATCACCGCGTGGCCGGGCGCGTGGCAGGGGAAGAACCTCCGCGACGTGACGGCGGTGCTCGGGTACGACATCGAGCGCCCGTGGCGCGAGCTCTCCCGCGAGGACCGCGACTGGCTCCTCTTCACGGAGGAACAGCCGGTCGTCGAGGTGCACCCGAAACGCGACCGCGTGGCGAAGCCGTACAAGGGGCGGTTCTGGAGCGCGCGGCAGTTCGTGCTGCACACGCTCGCCGATTCCCAGAGCGAGACCCAGCGCACGAAGGCACTCCGCTTCGTCGAGTCCGGCCCCTGCGGACTCTGCGGTGGGACCGGGTTGACCCGGGCGGCGCTCGCCGTGACGGTCGGCGGGCACTCGATCGCCGCGCTGAACGGACTCGCGCTGACGGCGCTCGCCGACGTCCTCCGCCCGATCGCGACGATGACCGACGCCGGCCCCGCGACCTCGCGCGCATCGTCGGGCGAACACACCGAGGTCGCCGTCGCGATCTCCCGCGACCTGCTCACCCGCGTCGAGGTCCTCTCCGGCCTCGGGCTCGGGTACCTCTCCCTCGACCGGGCGACCCCGACGCTCTCCCCCGGCGAGACGCAACGGCTGCGCATCGCGACGCAGCTCCGTTCCGGGCTGTTCGGCGTCGTCTACGTCCTCGACGAACCGAGCGCCGGCCTGCACCCGGCGGACGCCGAGTCGCTGATGGAGGTCCTGCAGGACCTCCGCGCCGGCGGGAACAGCGTGTTCGTCGTCGAGCACGACATGCGCATCGTGCGTCGGGCGGACTGGATCGTCGACGTCGGCCCCGGAGCAGGCGCGGGTGGTGGCACCGTCCTCTACAGCGGTCCCGTCGACGGCCTCGCCGACGTCGAGGAGTCGGTCACCCGCCGGTTCCTCGACCCCGGCACACGTCCCGTCGAGGCACGCCGGGGTCGGGTGCCGGTCGGGACGCTGGAGCTCCGCGACGTGACCCGGCACAACCTCCGCGGACTCGACGTCGACGTGCCGCTCGGTGTCCTCACCGCGGTGACCGGGGTGAGCGGGTCGGGAAAGTCCTCCCTGGTCGGCGGTGTCCTGCCCGCCGTGGCGTCCGAGCACCCGCTCGTCGACCGCGTCGTGCAGGTCGACCAGAAGCCGATCGGTCGGACGCCCCGCTCGAACCTCGCCACGTACACCGGGCTCTTCGACGCCGTCCGGGCAGCGTTCGCGGCGACCGACGAGGCGAAGGCCCGAGGCTGGACGGCGGGACGGTTCTCGTTCAACGTCGCCGGCGGTCGGTGCGAGGTCTGCCAGGGCGAGGGGTCCGTCTCGGTCGAACTCCTGTTCCTGCCGGGGAGCTGGGCCGCGTGCCCGGAGTGCCACGGGACCCGCTACACGGCGGAGACGCTCGAGGTCCGCTGGAACGGCGCGACGATCGCCGACGTCCTCGGGATGACCGTCGACCAGGCGGCACCGTTCCTCGCCGCGGTCCCGTCAGCAGCCCGCGCGCTCGAGGTCCTGCGCCAGGTCGGCCTCGGGTACCTCCGGCTCGGTCAGCCCGCACCGGAGCTCTCCGGCGGCGAAGCACAGCGCATCAAGCTCGCGACCGAGCTGCAGCGGGCACGCTCCGGCCACACGCTCTACCTGCTCGACGAGCCGACGACCGGCCTGCACCCCGCCGACGTCGAGCTCCTCACCGAACAGCTCGCGCGCCTGACCGACGCCGGCAACACCGTCGTCGTCGTCGAGCACGCGATGGACGTCGTCGCGAAGGCCGACCACGTCATCGACATGGGTCCGGGCGGCGGCGATGCCGGCGGCCAGGTCGTCGCCGCCGGCACGCCCGACGACGTGGCTGCGTCGACGGCGAGCCGGACCGCGCCGTTCCTGCGCGACGAGTTGGGCCGGACCGCGCTCCAGCGCTGA
- a CDS encoding VOC family protein, with product MGITLENVGIAVRDLDATIAFFTDLGLTLVGRDTVSGEWADTAVGLDGNHAKIAMLQTPDGHGRLELFEYIHPDAIETEPTLPNEIGMHRVAFSVDDLDDALAIAERHGCRPLRGVATYGDVYRLTYLRGPSGILVMLAQDLRKSRADSAQAEASGPA from the coding sequence ATGGGCATCACACTGGAGAACGTCGGCATCGCCGTCCGAGACCTCGACGCGACGATCGCGTTCTTCACGGACCTCGGACTCACCCTCGTGGGGCGCGACACGGTCAGTGGCGAGTGGGCGGACACCGCAGTCGGCCTGGACGGCAACCACGCGAAGATCGCGATGCTCCAGACTCCGGACGGGCACGGGCGCCTCGAGCTGTTCGAGTACATCCACCCCGACGCGATCGAGACGGAACCGACCCTGCCGAACGAGATCGGGATGCACCGCGTCGCGTTCTCGGTGGACGACCTCGACGACGCCCTGGCGATCGCCGAGCGACACGGCTGCCGCCCGCTCCGTGGAGTGGCGACGTACGGGGACGTCTACCGACTGACCTACCTCCGCGGCCCGAGCGGCATCCTCGTGATGCTGGCCCAGGACCTCCGGAAGTCCCGGGCCGACAGCGCGCAGGCGGAAGCGTCCGGTCCCGCCTGA